One region of Syntrophobacter fumaroxidans MPOB genomic DNA includes:
- a CDS encoding OmpA family protein yields the protein MRTNCFVLLACIAFMMSGCASLMPGESSKDANKSLAPTAGGYIERQEAELVQRMTRADGTSIQREQDKLCITFNCGVLFPDDSTELKPDAPARIAPVAEVLAKYPATSIKVDGFTDRTGSEKYDHEITESRATAVRDVLVGKGIDPARIRARGFGDSKPLTTNATDEGRRTNRRVTITIAPL from the coding sequence TTGAGAACCAACTGCTTCGTTTTGCTCGCATGCATCGCCTTCATGATGTCCGGCTGCGCTTCCCTTATGCCCGGAGAATCTTCCAAGGACGCTAACAAGTCCCTGGCACCCACCGCCGGCGGTTACATCGAGCGGCAGGAAGCCGAGCTGGTGCAGCGAATGACGCGTGCCGACGGTACGAGCATCCAAAGGGAGCAGGACAAGCTGTGCATCACCTTCAATTGCGGCGTCCTTTTCCCTGACGATTCAACGGAACTGAAACCGGATGCGCCCGCTCGAATCGCTCCCGTGGCCGAGGTTCTCGCGAAATATCCCGCAACATCCATCAAGGTGGACGGATTCACGGACCGCACCGGTTCCGAAAAATACGACCACGAGATCACCGAATCCCGGGCCACGGCGGTGAGGGACGTTCTTGTCGGCAAAGGCATCGATCCCGCCCGGATCAGGGCGCGCGGTTTCGGGGATTCCAAGCCGCTCACCACCAATGCTACCGATGAAGGCCGACGAACCAACCGGCGGGTCACCATCACCATAGCGCCGCTCTAG
- the rsmG gene encoding 16S rRNA (guanine(527)-N(7))-methyltransferase RsmG, producing the protein MRNGTIRYPGSDAAPGPDEMSAILRRCGIRLAPARIGQLWTYHQLLREFNPELNLTRIHNFANMVLKLYVDSLLPMNLVELPSPLMDLGTGPGMPGIPIKIAMPELEIVLAESRQKRAAFLKMAVERLKLEKVEVVGKSVGSSFEVPVKGVITRAVESVGATLERIAGCLDRDGLAIFMKGPQCDAEIGEALKRFRGEYRLWRDIHYTIPHTRNERRLVVFQRLGPPTRIRKETAMKRHGFRKIESENNDLYRDIRKLLTSRGIRKQQRALVSGSKQVHETLRDFPDDCLAWIAPGQEMPPPEGAPGHMSWYQMAPALFETLDVFGTRTPLLLIKVGEIETWDPVEGFPAGCSVLVPFQDPENVGAVIRSAAAFGAVQVILLRESAHPFHPKALRASGGAVLRMKLRNGPPLENLPENLPILPLSAEGRDITRHVFPAAFGLLPGLEGPGLPDNWRRKSFAIPICKDVESLNAATAAAIALYAWSRSGSQTKHSPAPA; encoded by the coding sequence ATGCGAAATGGAACCATCCGCTATCCGGGAAGCGACGCCGCCCCCGGTCCCGACGAGATGTCGGCGATACTCAGGCGCTGCGGGATCCGACTTGCTCCGGCCCGGATCGGGCAATTGTGGACATATCATCAACTGCTCAGGGAATTCAATCCCGAACTGAATCTCACCCGCATCCACAATTTCGCCAACATGGTGTTGAAATTGTACGTCGATTCGTTACTGCCGATGAATCTGGTCGAATTGCCGTCCCCGCTGATGGATCTCGGGACCGGCCCGGGGATGCCCGGAATTCCCATCAAGATCGCGATGCCCGAGCTGGAGATCGTGTTGGCGGAGAGCAGGCAAAAGAGAGCGGCGTTCCTGAAGATGGCGGTGGAACGGCTGAAGCTGGAGAAAGTGGAGGTTGTCGGGAAGAGCGTCGGGTCAAGTTTTGAGGTTCCGGTCAAAGGCGTGATCACTCGGGCCGTGGAAAGCGTCGGGGCGACCCTCGAGCGGATCGCGGGGTGCCTGGACAGGGACGGGCTGGCGATCTTCATGAAAGGACCGCAATGCGATGCCGAGATCGGCGAAGCACTGAAGCGGTTTCGGGGCGAGTACCGGCTGTGGCGGGACATCCATTACACCATTCCGCACACTCGCAATGAGAGGCGGCTGGTGGTTTTTCAGCGCCTCGGCCCGCCAACGCGGATTCGAAAAGAGACGGCGATGAAGCGACACGGTTTCAGGAAAATCGAAAGTGAAAACAACGATCTCTATCGGGACATTCGGAAGCTTTTGACTTCACGCGGGATCCGCAAGCAGCAGCGGGCATTGGTGTCGGGATCGAAACAGGTTCACGAGACCCTGAGGGATTTCCCCGATGATTGCCTGGCATGGATCGCTCCAGGCCAGGAGATGCCTCCCCCGGAAGGTGCACCGGGGCACATGAGCTGGTATCAAATGGCTCCCGCCCTGTTCGAGACCCTCGATGTCTTTGGGACGCGAACCCCGCTGCTGCTGATCAAGGTCGGGGAAATCGAAACATGGGACCCCGTGGAGGGGTTCCCGGCGGGATGCAGTGTTCTGGTACCGTTTCAGGACCCGGAAAACGTCGGAGCGGTCATTCGATCGGCGGCGGCATTCGGCGCCGTTCAGGTGATCCTGCTCCGCGAGAGCGCACACCCATTTCATCCCAAGGCATTGAGGGCTTCGGGAGGTGCCGTCCTTCGGATGAAGCTTCGAAACGGCCCGCCGTTGGAGAACCTCCCGGAAAACCTCCCCATCCTGCCGCTCTCGGCGGAAGGGCGGGACATCACCCGGCATGTTTTTCCGGCCGCCTTCGGTTTGCTTCCCGGTCTGGAAGGGCCCGGACTCCCTGATAACTGGAGGCGGAAGTCCTTTGCCATTCCAATCTGCAAGGACGTCGAATCGCTGAACGCGGCCACTGCCGCAGCGATCGCACTGTATGCCTGGTCTCGGTCCGGGTCGCAGACGAAGCACTCCCCAGCGCCGGCGTGA
- a CDS encoding RluA family pseudouridine synthase, which translates to MKTECFYHPLWPIIYEDNHLLGLYKPAGLLVQGDRTGEASLLDLGKKWLKECCGKPGKVFLAMVHRLDRPVAGVVLFCRTSKAAARISAQFRSGRIRKHYLAVAEGDVTPSAGRLVNQLERHDERSSVIVAEATPRSREARLSYRVLDVAGSRSLLEIELETGRHHQIRLQLAHLGFPILGDLRYGASAPLPGRQVALFATQLELEHPTRKESLLLRCPLPQSWPWPSTREETGAPPWNWSELEPLLDPGSGTSM; encoded by the coding sequence ATGAAGACAGAATGCTTTTACCACCCTCTGTGGCCGATCATCTACGAAGACAATCACCTGCTCGGTCTTTATAAACCAGCGGGCCTGCTCGTTCAAGGAGATCGGACCGGGGAGGCGTCGCTCCTCGATCTCGGCAAGAAATGGCTCAAGGAGTGCTGTGGGAAGCCCGGCAAAGTATTTCTCGCCATGGTGCACCGGCTGGACAGACCTGTTGCCGGCGTCGTCCTCTTTTGCCGCACATCCAAAGCAGCGGCCAGAATCAGCGCGCAATTCCGTTCGGGCCGGATTCGGAAGCACTATCTTGCCGTCGCGGAAGGGGACGTCACACCCTCCGCCGGCCGCCTGGTGAACCAGCTTGAAAGGCACGACGAACGGTCCAGCGTCATCGTTGCGGAAGCGACTCCGCGAAGTCGGGAAGCCCGGCTGTCCTACCGGGTGCTGGATGTGGCCGGCTCCCGGAGCCTCTTGGAAATCGAACTGGAAACCGGAAGGCACCATCAGATCCGCCTCCAGCTCGCCCACCTGGGCTTCCCCATCCTCGGAGATCTGCGGTACGGTGCGTCCGCTCCCCTGCCCGGCCGGCAGGTGGCACTCTTCGCGACGCAACTCGAACTGGAACACCCCACTCGAAAAGAGAGCCTGCTGCTGCGCTGCCCTTTGCCCCAATCCTGGCCCTGGCCGTCCACCCGCGAGGAGACGGGTGCCCCCCCCTGGAACTGGTCCGAGCTCGAACCATTGCTCGATCCCGGTTCAGGCACCTCGATGTGA
- a CDS encoding helix-turn-helix domain-containing protein: MVQTNDEDISIAVKAFNIGNKVRELRQKNHLTLQDLAVKTGLSKPFLSQIENNKVVPPVATLFRLARALKVALGHFFQESVEDDRIAITRKKERVRLDRRPHQEKGLVHYIYTALETKKSNKSMEPFLVEFPTQEKEEMVFLSHEGEEFLYVMEGQVEFRTLDRVETLDPGDSIYIESELSHSFRRVGNETARALAVVCKRHAY; this comes from the coding sequence ATGGTACAGACAAATGACGAAGACATCAGCATTGCGGTCAAGGCTTTCAACATCGGGAACAAAGTCAGGGAGCTCCGGCAGAAGAATCATCTGACACTTCAGGACCTGGCCGTCAAGACGGGCCTCTCCAAACCGTTCCTCTCACAAATCGAAAACAATAAGGTCGTCCCTCCGGTGGCGACGCTGTTCAGGCTTGCCCGGGCTTTGAAGGTGGCCCTGGGGCATTTTTTCCAGGAAAGCGTTGAAGACGACAGGATCGCCATCACCAGGAAGAAGGAGCGCGTGCGCCTGGACAGGAGACCTCACCAGGAGAAGGGGCTGGTTCATTATATTTATACCGCTCTGGAGACCAAGAAATCGAACAAGAGCATGGAACCGTTTCTCGTGGAATTTCCGACCCAGGAGAAGGAGGAGATGGTCTTCCTGAGCCACGAGGGAGAGGAGTTCCTGTATGTGATGGAAGGACAGGTCGAGTTCAGGACTCTCGACCGGGTGGAAACCTTAGACCCCGGCGACAGCATCTATATCGAATCCGAGCTCAGCCACAGTTTCAGGCGTGTTGGCAATGAAACGGCCCGGGCACTCGCCGTGGTGTGCAAACGGCACGCGTACTGA
- a CDS encoding MgtC/SapB family protein encodes MICLGKLVLAALLGGAVGFERESHGQSAGLRTNLLVAMGSCLMMMLSLHMEELFIDLDINSVVRVDPGRIASYAIAGMGFLGAGAIIKGKGTVRGLTTAAGLWLNTGIGLAVGAGYLLPAIYTTLISLLILYNLRFLKIVFAHDEFTVLTLTCFSSEQPLKKIRRIIAEFPEFNLIFINYRHHIASQTVTYRLRLSSKGNARFGMIVGKLQREVPGLREIAWEESDVP; translated from the coding sequence TTGATCTGTTTAGGCAAGCTCGTGCTTGCCGCCCTTCTGGGGGGAGCCGTCGGTTTCGAACGCGAATCCCATGGGCAGTCCGCCGGGCTGCGAACCAACCTGCTGGTTGCCATGGGTTCGTGCCTCATGATGATGCTCTCCTTACACATGGAAGAGCTTTTCATCGATCTCGACATCAATTCGGTCGTGCGTGTCGATCCGGGCAGGATCGCCTCTTACGCCATCGCGGGCATGGGCTTCCTGGGTGCCGGAGCCATCATCAAGGGCAAAGGCACGGTGAGGGGTCTCACAACGGCCGCGGGCTTGTGGCTCAATACGGGAATCGGCCTGGCCGTCGGCGCGGGGTACCTGCTTCCCGCAATTTACACGACGCTCATCAGCCTGCTCATCCTCTATAATCTTCGCTTCCTGAAAATCGTCTTCGCCCACGACGAGTTCACCGTGCTTACCCTGACCTGTTTCAGCTCGGAACAGCCCCTCAAGAAGATACGCCGTATCATCGCCGAGTTTCCCGAGTTCAATTTGATCTTCATCAATTACAGGCACCACATCGCCTCGCAGACGGTCACCTATCGCCTGCGTTTGAGCAGCAAGGGAAATGCTCGCTTCGGAATGATCGTGGGAAAACTGCAACGAGAAGTGCCCGGCCTGAGGGAAATAGCGTGGGAAGAAAGCGATGTGCCTTGA